taccctcaatcggccggggccctttatatttatagggagggaaAGTCTTACCCCATTAGGAGTTTAATCCTATACAAATCTCGTGTCCAAATACAACTCCAAACTCGGACTGTGCagtttggaccggtctgaccggtctaccggaccggtcagaccggtccgaccctGTGTCAAGTCTTCCAGAAGCCATAACTCTCTCATCCGAACTCCAAATTGGGCGTTCTACATATGCATTTCAATCGTCTCAATGAGAGCTACGTAATGGTGAAGTCCAATTTGCATTTTGACAAAGTCATCTTGACCTGTTTGTgcataccggtctaaccggtctgcacagtctgccaattttggtcgtcaacaggaTCATATTTTGATCCActcttaaaaaaatattgagGTGTTTCTgcaaatcgtttttgtagtagtgaaggTAGAGCTAcgtcgtttttgtagtagtgaaggTGGAGCTACGTCACGGTGGCCTTCCGCGACCGCGACCTTGCCTTCCCCAAGCGAGTTTTGCCGCTGCGCCATGGAGAATGTGCTGGAAAGGGAGGTGTAGCAGATGCATGGGAGGCAAGGCAGGCATGGCCGTTCCACTTGATGGGGATAGGGGATGGTGACGATCGGCAGCGGCTGCTTCGTGCTCAGGTGGGAGCAGCAGCATCAACCAACGTCACCGGCATTCGGCTGCttcggcctcctcgccgccgctggtaGGCCTGCCCGCTAAGATGCAAGAGCTTATATTCGTGTCTAGCTAAGCGATATTAAGAATCTacttttattctttttcctatttctcTGTACCCACTTTTTTCTTCCTAAAAATGACAATGAATCTTGAGCATAAAGCTAATATGTTCAGTTGAGCAAGCTGGTAcatgaaactttttttttatttctcttgATATTGCTTTTTCATGAGCAAGATCTATGTTCATGTGTTCTTGATACGATGTACCACAGTGTACAAAGAGGAGTACCTTGTGGTACCATATTTGATTAGTGTGTTTATAATTTACTTTTATGTACATGGTATTTTATTACGCAAGACAGCATACCACGTTGTACATATGAGTGTTCTGCCTAATCTGATTAGTGTGCTTATGATTTGATTTTAggtttcttttattttatagtaCTGTACAAGACAGAAGATGTCTATGgataaatattattttattttattagtGTGTGGTTGTGGTGAATGTTTGAAATTTCAAATTTGCTGTGTTTTTATTCTGATTTATAATAAGCTGTACATCAACTACTTTTGATAGATTAGTTGTACATTAAATTTTCTAGCATACATGGGTTAAAAAAAAGTATTCCAGTTGATACATGAaaattttccttttatttctcTTGATATTGTTTTTCATGAGCAAGATGTGTGTTCATGGGTTCTTCATATGTAGTACCGCTGTGTATATCAAAATGGTACTTTGGTCTATGTTTAAATAAATAGGTCATCATTCAAATTAAAGATCTGGTACCTTAGTTTATATTTAAATAGTTGGGTCATCAGCCAAATTAAAATATAAGGAGGTGGTCATGTGTGTAACGGTAACTTTTTAAATGAGTGGTACAAAGTCGGTCAGCTTTTCACGTGGCTCAAAGTAACTTTATGTACTCATCCGTCAGCTCGAGATTCCCTCCGTGTCAGCAAAGATGCATATACAGCACAGGAAAAAATAAAATGCAACTTGTATACACCATGTGGAACATGATCTCACACATTTGGCTTCACGATGGACGACTAGGATAAGATCTATCGCAGTACACGGTGTACCAATCATTTTGCGACTCCTCACTAGCTCTCCGACGGGTCTTTACCGTGCCTATTCCTATGCGGGCATGGCGCACGGCCACACGAGTGCACTTGCCTGGCCGGCCGCGCGTTGCCCTAAGTCTTTAACCTGTATGAGGAAACCTGTATGTCCTCATGTAAAGTGCTCTTGACCTCTATGTCTCTAAAAAATTGAGTCGCACCTGTATACCCAAACGCAAAGTTTTGTTTACCTCAGTGCCCTTTTGGATGGAATGACTACTAACGGTGCATAACAGAGATGGGAAAAGATAATCTTGCCCTTATGTTGAGAAGGTGTTTTGTTGAGTTGTTAACCTGTATGCCCTTGTGAAAAAATTGATGTTTACCTCTATATCCTTGGAGAACTAGGTGCAGGTGCTCAGGTAGAGGACAGCAACTACCGTTTATGAGGTAGAGGATGCGTTCTGTTGGTGCATATAAAGTTTTGATCAGCATCGATTGAACAGTATGCATTTCAAAACAGTTACTTTTACATGTACAGATAGGAGACGTTGACAACTTAACATTGCTTCTTGAGATCAGATCAGCAGAAAAGGAAACAGAGCATGTGCTGAGGCACAAGAGTTCTTGGATACGACACGGACAACCCTAGATTCTCGCAGAGACCCTAAACCCCCTGTGGCGCCTGGACATCGACAAGCGCCTCTCGTCCCTCGATCCCCAGCACGCAAGCTCGCTCAGCTCTTCTCCTTCATGATCGGGTGTGCCTTCGTCGACCTCTGCTCGACCATCTACGGGACCTTACGCCGCCGCTTCACATCCTCTGCTTCTCGGTAGTAGCCTCCTGGATGCCTGCGCTTTGCATCCCCTGTCTTGTCGCCACCGCCGGCACTGCAAACGCCCGCTTGGCATCTTCTCCGCGGAATGGTACCTGCAGGCGGAACGGCGAGCGTGGGGCCGCCCCTGTCCCTGAGGCCGCGCCTGGCTCGACTGGAGCTCTGACCCGGGGCTGGCCCCTGCCTGGCTTCGGAGGCCGCGCGCCGCTCGGGTGGCGCGCCCCCTGCGGCTGCGCAAGGGTGCCCGACCGCCCCCTTTGGCCTGGCGCAGGGGTGGCAGAGCAGGCCCTGCGCCCCGCGCGCGGGTGGCCGCTCGCCCCCTCGCCCCGGCGCTCGGGTGGGCGCGCGCCCCTCCGGCTGCGGCCCGGTGCGTGGGGGTGGCCGGAGatctgcggccggcggcgggggtagGGTTTCGGGGATCGAggcgggcggagcagagggTTTGGGCTGAGGAACGAGTCACGGGTGAGGGGTGAGAAACGAGAGTTAGGATAAGGGGCAATGCGGTTATTTTTAATACTCGAACCCACCTGTCAGAGCTTCTACACAGTTAAAAACTAACAGAACATAGACGGAATGGCACTGAGGTAAACAAAACTTTGCGTTTGGGCATACAGGTGCGACTCAATTTTTTAGGACAATAAGGTCAAGAGCACTTTACATAAAGATACATGTTAAAGACTATTATTCTAGACCCATCGGTTTTGAACACATATCCTCTTACGCAATGAAATGGCGTGGCTGTTCTTCATTTATTCTTGATTGTCGgatgaaaagatatttgagagTGTCAAACCTTCTCTCTTGTCTGACAATCATCCAGTACATAATAAGCTGATTTCACAGAGAACTTTCTTTCTTGTCAAAATGCCAAGCCAACAAATCTCTGGACATAACTTGGGATAGTTTGCCCCACCGTCTTGATAAGGGTTTCCTTTCCAACCTTGGACAATAATTTCTCTTTCCATCCCTGAATGTATTTTCAAACTCTATCTTTCAAGTATAAAAACATTTTTTCTTTTGACTTGCCCATGTAAACATTCCGAGCCTCCGCTCAAATTGCCAAAGTATCCATGATCACCACTTTTCTCAGCTTGTTTTGTATGACAACTGAACATGATCATACGGCTACTGCTGGTAGCAAGAAATTAAACAACAATATGTATGCTGTGTTTCTGTTCCAAAGGAATAAAAAAAGTAGAGTAGTGGGGATggacaatatttttttcttttaagcAGACCCCACCTTATTCTCCACTGTACCAATAAACATTGTGGCACGTAAGGATCACTACTGCCGTCTGTACATAGGGCCCATACCAACGCTGACTTCGGCAAAATACATTGCACCTGTCCTAAGAAATACCAACGTAGTTGGAGAATGCCTGCTTTTTATATAAAATCTACGAGAACGAAAACAGTTCCCAGTGAAAATCCCTGAGCTTCAAAGAAGGCCCCGACTTTTACTCGGATCTACGGGAATTAAAACAGGGGAAAATTGGATCTGTACCACTAAACGATCCCAAAGTTAGACATAACATCGTTATCTCACTAACATGTGGGGCTCAGATGAGTCAATAACATGTAAGTCACgatggtatatatatatatatatatatatatatatatatatatatatataattttggatttttttaatGTTACAAATCCAATTTTTTTAAACAATTTATGTGAAAATCCCTGAGCTTCAAAGAAGGCCCCGACTTTTACTCGGTACACACGGAGAAGTAACCCTTTTAGACTACATATGTTAGGATCAAAACGGTCATGATTGAACTAAAACTTAAAAAACCCTTAAGCAACCACAGAAACCACAACAAGAATAGGCTCGGAACTTGAGGTGCTGCTATACAACCTGTTTGCCTGTTTGGACAACCATGTTACAATGTGAAATCATTTTCCTAacttttttttgagggaaatCACTTTCCTAACTTTTTTAGAGGAATCATTTTCATAAACTTGAATAAGGTCCAACTAGCTGGGCCAAAGCTCAGTGTTTATTCTGAAGGGTCCGTCGATTATTTCAGCCTCATCTTGGGCCAAACAGCCCATTTAGTCCTCCATAGTCGGTCCGCCGTGGCCCACACCCGCACGCTCCCCATGTGGCCTTCTCCCCGTCCACCCGTGCTCACTGCTGCTCATCTCTCTCCCCCAGTCTCCCTCGTCTCTCCAAAGCCCCACAGAACCctaccgccaccaccgcgccgccatggccaccggcggccggccgtgGCGCGTGATCCCGCGGCCCGTCCTCGAGACCGTCCTCTACAACCACGCGCTCCGCCCGCGCGTGCCGCAGCCGCTGCTCCTCCACGGGCCCCGCGGCGTCGGCAAGTCCACGCTCCTCCTCGACCGGCTCCTCCCCCGGTGGTCGGAGACACCCCACGCCACCGCATTCGTTGACTTCCTCCACCCCACGCCCGCCTCCCCCGCCGCTGTGCCGtggtccctcctcctccctgccaACCCGGCACCGCCCCCGCTgcccgacctccgccgccgcctcgagtcggcgctcgagggcctcgcccgcgccgccgtcctaCGAGGTGCCGTGGGGTCCAAGGACGTGCTCGCCGCGCTCTCCCGCTTCAACGGCCTCAGCACCGCGCTATCCCGCCTGGCCGGGGGCCCAGCCGCTTGCTCCTCAGCAACCTCTGTGCCGGCTCGCCGCTCTTCGGCCACATCCGTGCCGGCGCTCTGGTCGAGGGCCGTGCTCGCCACGGTGCGCAGGGACGACGCCACGTTCTGCATTGGTGACGGTGAGGCGACCAACTGCTCTATGGAGGAGAGGGCGTACATGCAGGAGGCCTTGGCTGCCCTGCGGGTGGCCAAGGAGGCTCTCGGGATGCAGGAGGGGTGGAGGAAGGAGGCAATTAGGGAGATGAATAGAACCGGTCGGTTCTCGCGCTCACTGGCCAATTCGGCCACTGACTGGCCATGCCTATTGCTGGATGTTCTGTCCGGTGCGGCAGAAGAGGAATTCTTCCAGGTAGATTTGATGTTATTTCAATTGGATTTGTGCCTTTGTGGTGGCTTTATGGGAAATGAGTTGGTGTAACTTGGCACTACTATTGTGCTTGTGATGCTCTTGTCCATCTGCAGCCGAAGCTGGTGCTAAATAATGTGGATGTTCTGAGGAAGGCAACTTGCGAGGACGAGATGATGGTGCCAGCAGCGATGTACCATGATAGCTTTATTTGGAGGGTGATCGCACTTGGTGCCAATGAACAGTGCTTGCCGGTCATTTTATCGACTTCAGATGGGTGAGTTCTTGTGCTTTCTTTTCCTGCATTGTGCACTGTCTGTGTTGGTCACCTCTAGGGGTTTAGAAATTAGTGATATAACCTGTATAGCCTGAATTTAGAGCATAATTATGTTCACGTTTCAAAGGTAGAAGCAGAAACACATGGATGGTCTGCATAATAAACCTGGTGGAAACATAGAGATTGGAGACTGCCAAAAAATTCACAACAGAAGTATTATTTAGTTAACTTTGAATTTCTGTCCTGGGTGCTTTTCTTTGGAAACAGGAACTGGCTGTAGAACTGCCTGTTTGCTTATTAAAGCAGAACTTTAGGTCATCTTCTACTTAAAGCAGATTATGTAGAATCATGTCTACAAATGTTGTGCTCTCTTAAGTGCTTGTCACACGCCTGGCTGCACTGTTAGTGCTTAGTTGTTTTGCTCCCACTGACCCACTAGCACCTAAACCATTAATAGAATTGCTTGTTACATCAGAATACAACTGGGTGGGTTTATGCTGGAAGAATAAACCAGAGTTACTGCTCCAGAGGGATTTCATATGGCGACGCTGGGGTTGGAGGGCTTTCTTTTCttgtagtgttttttttttctgctcaATCATGACTTTCTATTCCTATGTGGCGCCTTGTCCATCTTGCCTTGCATTGTTTTGTCACATCCTAGCACATCCGAGATATTAAAAGATATTGATCAGTTGATTTGTCCATGTTAGCGGCAGTATACTTGTATGCTGCAATATCGCTTGTGTgccattcaaaaatataccaTAAATGATGTCAGATACAAGTGATCCAAATTTTGGCGAACATCTTTGTTCAATCAATTTCTTGTCCATTTCAGTAAACTGTTGAAGCTTTTTTAGTATAACTTTGTAACCGAATTGTTCATAAATTACGACAGTACTGCCTTCTCCGTGTTTGTTCTTCTGTGGAGTTTGCGATAACCTACACATTGCGTATTGTATGATTGTATTGGACAGTTGGTCAGAGCATACTGCTATGCTGGAGCAAAAAACCCTGATGCCACTGCTTCCAAACTGTTACAATAGGGGATGCCTAGAAAAAATGTAATACTGAGGGCAATTCAAGAAATAGATTTGTGCTTCCGCATGCAACTTTTTCTGTGGATTTTTTGCTCAAAATATTATTGATAGATTCattggctaggatccgcgagcggaagacacgggacatcaaccaaatcaaatgcatcaagGATGGGACGGATCGACTTCTAGTGAAGGATGACGAGATCAAGGgcagatggagagagtacttcgacaagctgtttaatggggagaatgAGGGCACTACCTTTGagctagatgactcttttgacgataccaacaaacgttttgtgaggagatttcaggaggcagagatcggggaggctttgaagaggatgaagggcggtaaagcgatgggccctgatggtatccccattgaggtgtggagatgcctaggtgaCAGAgcgatagtatggttaactaagtttTTTAACtttatttttcggtcaaacaagatgcctgaAAAATGGagaagaagtatattagtaccgatCTTCAAAAATAAGGGAGATGTTcagagttgtactaactaccgtgggattaagctgatgagccatacgatgaagctctgggagagggttatcgagcaccgcctaagaagagtgacaagtgtgacccaaaaccagtttgggttcatgcctggaaggtcgaccatggaggcgattttcctaatacgacaattgatggagagatatagggagcagaagaaggacttgcacatggtctttattgacctcgagaaggcgtatgacaaagtaccaaaaaatgtcatgtggtgggccttggagaagcacaaagtcccaactaagtacattacccttaTCAAAGATATGTACAAGAATGCgatgacgtttgtccggacatgtggtggcgacaccactgactttcctattaacataggcttTCATCAGGGGtcggcattgagcccttatttatttgctttggtgatggatgaggtcacaagagacatacaaggtgatatctcttggcgtatgctctttgctgatgatgtggtgctagtggaTGAGAGTAGAGTAGGGGTAAATAGgaagagctgtggagacgcacgttagagttaaaagggttcagacttagtaggaccaagaccgagtacatgatgtacGATTTCAGTGCATCTAGGCATGAGGGTGGTGACGTTAGTCtcgatggacaagtggtggcccataaggacacttttcggtatttagattcgatgctacaaaaggatggcgacattgatgaagatgttataCATAGAATCTTAACTGTttggttgaaatggcgtcaagcttctggtgtcctctgtgacaggagggtgccacaaaagctaaaaggtaagttctataggacagcgattCACCCAGCGTTGTTATACGGTGCtaaatgttggcctacaaaaaggcgacatatccagcaactgagtgtagcagagatgcggatgttacggtggttttgcgggcacacaaggagggatagagtccggaacgaagctattcgggaaagggtaggggtggcaccaattgaggagaaacttatccaacatcggttgagatggtttggacatgtcaaacggaggcctccggaggcgccggtgcgtagtggagTGCTAAAGTGTGTTGATAAGGTAaataggggtagaggtagacctaatctgacttgggacgagtcggttaagagagaccttaaagattgggatatctctgaggagctagctttggataggagcacttggagactagctatcaacgtgcttgaaccatgacctttgtgtcttttgggtttcatctctagcctaccccaactcgcttgggacaaaatgctttgttgttgttgtattcaTTCACATACATGTTTAGTTGAATAGTATTTCTGAATACTTGCTAGGAATGTGAATTTGATATTACCCTTTTGCAAATGCGTATAAATTTCTCATCTTCCAGAGAAATTGCTTATTCTGGACTCTGCTGCATATTCATGATTTTTTGTTGTGGCCAAAAGGTCGTTCTCTGAAGAAAATAAGCTACACTTGAGTCAAGTTGGTTATGCTCCCCTATTTATTTTCTTGTGACTTGGATAGTTTTGGCCTGGCAAGCCCTAGCCTACGTGTTTTTCCTGATAATTTTCTTATTCCGGACTCTggcatcttcttttttttttgagggttgTTCCCTGAAGAAAATAAGCTAGTCATAGCCACTTGAGTCAACTTGGTTTTACACCCATATTTATTTTGTTGTAACTTTGATAGTTCCCTCCTAGCATGCCCTGGCATATGGGTTACCTTTTATAGGTTAAGGGAATTATTTTCATAAAATAAACACTCTGCTGCATTGTTGCTAACCGGAAATTGATGAACTCCTGCTCCTTTTCCAAATCTTTGCAGCTACTATTCTTCTCAAGCATTCGTTGATTTCGGTTTCCCTAATATATTTATTTCTCGCGAGGTATGTTCATTTTATCTTTGGAATGCTGTGCCTCTCTTCTTTCctgttttctatttttacttaaaataaaaattactgGATGGCAGACATTTGGTTGGACACCGCAAGAAGCTAAGCTGCATATGGTTTCTGAATTCTTCAGTGAACAGGAGGTAGTAAGATTTTAGATCTGCTGATGTTCCCTTTCTGTTCGAAATATGGATGTATAATTGTATTTGGTTTCTATAATATTCTACCTTTTGCAAACCATGTGCATAATTTGTTTCTAATTTTTATTGAAGTTGTAGTGGAAAGTTGTAGATGAGGTTCTTGGGCCGAACCCACGACAATTATCCGAGATATATATGCTGAAGCAAAAAGTGAATAGCCCAGAGTAAGTAACATGGACACTTAGTATTGTCACTGAACTTTGTTTGCTTTATCCCAGACTGACAGTATCTTAtccctaaatttgatttttaCTTCCATTATGATCTCTTTTGGGTAAATATGCCCGTTGTTTCTAAAAAATAGAAGAAATGCTTTCTATTCTAGATGATTTTGTTCCTTCCAACAAGTTCTGTACGTTCAACAGTTCGGTGTTAATTTTATATTTGAGTTTGAACTATTTTTAGTCTGTATCAGGTTTTATGACTTTTCTCTACTGTATACCCTAGGGGTTTTTTATGGTCTTATTTTCTCGAGCCTTTGTTATTCACGCCGTATTCTTTAGTAAATTCATGCTTCAAGTAGTACTGGTTTTCATAATATTTTACAGGTTTTAAAGCATACAATATCTTAGATATCCTAACTTTGCATGCTGCATATTTACTGTTATTAGCATTTAATCTCCAGTGCATTACAGGGTTTTTCATGACAGGAATATTGAGGAAGTTATTGATACGTACCTGGCACACTTGCAAGTAAGTAAATGGTCAACCATAGCTGACTTGCTGAGACATGTGCCATTTGAGATGCCATCTTCTAATATGGAAACTCAAGTCACTTCCTATTTCACATCTGCTTTTTTATCGTTGTTGTTTCTGTTTGTTTCAAACACCAGAATTAGAAGAATGCACACAAAATAAGAGGAAAAAAACATGACTGTTATTTCATT
This portion of the Panicum virgatum strain AP13 chromosome 2N, P.virgatum_v5, whole genome shotgun sequence genome encodes:
- the LOC120660262 gene encoding uncharacterized protein LOC120660262 isoform X1, whose translation is MATGGRPWRVIPRPVLETVLYNHALRPRVPQPLLLHGPRGVGKSTLLLDRLLPRWSETPHATAFVDFLHPTPASPAAVPWSLLLPANPAPPPLPDLRRRLESALEGLARAAVLRGAVGSKDVLAALSRFNGLSTALSRLAGGPAACSSATSVPARRSSATSVPALWSRAVLATVRRDDATFCIGDGEATNCSMEERAYMQEALAALRVAKEALGMQEGWRKEAIREMNRTGRFSRSLANSATDWPCLLLDVLSGAAEEEFFQPKLVLNNVDVLRKATCEDEMMVPAAMYHDSFIWRVIALGANEQCLPVILSTSDGYYSSQAFVDFGFPNIFISRETFGWTPQEAKLHMVSEFFSEQEWKVVDEVLGPNPRQLSEIYMLKQKVNSPEVFHDRNIEEVIDTYLAHLQVSVVNPAMEAALQMLQKFASDVHEGKVPENRLSFGAPWRHPPRDDNPDLSYKWAKIQLMDFVQSFVNTEFGVNYLADDSLEILDDPAAVAMMEVGLLYQQRDPSFMRPVTRGIQRCLARWLAQQRLELNIQETIAFFWQHLIRGRSYRHLMKEVGYK